Proteins from one Hydrogenophaga sp. SL48 genomic window:
- a CDS encoding DUF1302 domain-containing protein, which translates to MPVRAFARQATARRSAARPAFSCLCLALLTAQSAQAIEIDTGNPDWKLRWDNTVKYSLMQRLKDASPTLAAQMPLTANQDDGDNNFRKGLVSNRLDLLTELDLAGPGYGARISGAAWYDSVYNGQTDNTSFTANHRPGSEFTTDTRDLMGRKAELLDAFVYGKFDLGERPASARLGRHTLLWGESLFFGANGIAGGQAPLDLIKLLSVPNATFKEVAMPTGKLSGQVQLNPDVSLGAYLSYEWEKTRLMPVGAYLSSSDALGPGAERIQAGPTAAFVRQPDLDAKDSGQGGVQLRFRAPSIDTDFGLYAIRYHANTPSNINNVLTGVPPALVPSSYRWVYHEGVRAFGASFAKAVGEWGLAGEVSLRQNTPLASSGQSTLSTIRVNTGLNNNSNPGYAVGETAHAQLSWIASLGPSFLSRESSFVGEVAWNTRMKVTRNQQMLNPNADKSAVATRMVFSPSYRQVLPGLDLSPSIGIGYAKGKSSAVGPGFGVDGGGDISLGLNAVYLGSWNLGVNYVHFLGKAAPTLDANNNAVYQQSLKDRNYLTVSLRTTF; encoded by the coding sequence ATGCCCGTTCGAGCGTTTGCCCGACAAGCCACTGCGCGCAGGTCCGCCGCACGCCCCGCGTTTTCCTGCCTGTGTCTGGCGCTGCTGACGGCCCAGTCGGCCCAGGCGATCGAGATCGACACCGGCAACCCCGACTGGAAATTGCGGTGGGACAACACCGTGAAGTACAGCCTGATGCAGCGCCTGAAGGACGCCTCGCCCACGCTCGCGGCGCAGATGCCGCTGACCGCCAACCAGGACGACGGCGACAACAACTTCAGGAAGGGCCTGGTGTCCAACCGCCTGGACCTGCTGACCGAGCTGGACCTCGCCGGTCCGGGCTACGGCGCACGGATCAGCGGCGCCGCCTGGTACGACAGCGTCTACAACGGCCAGACCGACAACACCAGCTTCACCGCCAACCACCGGCCGGGCAGCGAGTTCACGACCGACACCCGCGACCTCATGGGCCGCAAGGCCGAGTTGCTGGACGCGTTCGTCTACGGCAAGTTCGACCTGGGCGAGCGCCCGGCCTCGGCCCGACTGGGCCGCCACACGCTGCTGTGGGGCGAGAGCCTGTTCTTCGGTGCCAACGGCATCGCGGGTGGCCAGGCGCCGCTGGACCTGATCAAGCTGCTCTCGGTGCCCAACGCGACCTTCAAGGAGGTCGCCATGCCCACGGGCAAGCTCTCGGGCCAGGTGCAGCTCAACCCCGACGTGTCGCTGGGTGCCTACCTGAGCTACGAGTGGGAGAAGACCCGGTTGATGCCCGTGGGGGCCTACCTGTCGTCCAGCGATGCGCTGGGCCCGGGCGCCGAGCGCATCCAGGCCGGCCCCACCGCCGCCTTCGTGCGCCAGCCCGATCTGGACGCCAAGGACAGTGGGCAGGGCGGTGTGCAGCTGCGCTTCCGCGCGCCGTCGATCGACACCGACTTCGGCCTCTACGCCATCCGCTACCACGCCAACACGCCGAGCAACATCAACAACGTGCTCACCGGCGTGCCGCCCGCTCTGGTGCCCAGCAGCTACCGCTGGGTGTACCACGAGGGGGTGCGGGCTTTCGGCGCCAGCTTCGCCAAGGCGGTCGGCGAATGGGGCCTGGCGGGCGAGGTCTCGCTGCGCCAGAACACGCCGCTGGCCAGTTCCGGGCAGTCCACGCTCTCGACGATCCGCGTCAACACCGGCCTCAACAACAACAGCAACCCCGGCTACGCGGTGGGCGAGACGGCGCACGCGCAGCTCTCGTGGATCGCCTCGCTCGGGCCTTCGTTCCTGTCCAGGGAGTCGTCGTTCGTGGGCGAGGTGGCGTGGAACACGCGCATGAAGGTCACCCGCAATCAGCAGATGCTCAACCCCAATGCCGACAAGTCGGCCGTGGCCACACGCATGGTCTTTTCGCCCAGCTACCGCCAGGTGCTGCCGGGCCTGGACCTCTCGCCCAGCATCGGCATTGGCTACGCCAAGGGCAAGTCCTCGGCCGTCGGGCCGGGCTTCGGCGTGGACGGCGGCGGCGACATCAGCCTGGGCCTGAACGCGGTCTACCTCGGGTCGTGGAACCTGGGCGTGAACTACGTGCATTTCCTGGGCAAGGCCGCGCCCACGCTCGACGCCAACAACAACGCCGTGTACCAGCAGTCGCTGAAAGACCGGAACTACCTGACCGTGTCACTGCGCACCACCTTCTGA
- a CDS encoding acyl-CoA thioesterase translates to MELPAHQLSMTVLMTPDTANFSGKVHGGSILKLLDQVAYACASRYAGAYVVTLSVDQVVFRQPIHVGELVTFLASVNHTGSSSMEVGIKVIAENIRTQENRHVNSCFFTMVAVDDSGKPTTVAPLRPFTPDERRRHSAAELRKTMRREMEQRFGAVR, encoded by the coding sequence ATGGAACTCCCCGCCCACCAGTTGAGCATGACCGTGCTCATGACCCCCGACACCGCCAATTTCTCCGGCAAGGTGCACGGCGGGTCCATCCTCAAGCTGCTCGACCAGGTGGCCTACGCCTGTGCCAGCCGCTACGCCGGCGCCTACGTGGTGACGCTCAGCGTGGACCAGGTGGTGTTCCGCCAGCCCATCCACGTGGGCGAGCTGGTCACCTTCCTCGCCTCGGTCAACCACACTGGCAGCTCGTCCATGGAAGTGGGCATCAAGGTGATCGCGGAGAACATCCGCACCCAGGAAAACCGCCACGTCAACAGCTGCTTCTTCACCATGGTCGCGGTCGACGACAGCGGCAAGCCCACCACTGTGGCGCCGCTGCGCCCCTTCACGCCCGACGAGCGCCGCCGCCATTCGGCGGCCGAGCTGCGCAAGACCATGCGGCGCGAGATGGAGCAGCGTTTCGGGGCGGTGCGCTGA
- the bla gene encoding class A beta-lactamase, whose protein sequence is MIQRRHFQLATAFSMVHGWAVFPTNTWGKTDDGPFQQRVAALEAAAQCRLGVHIIDTATGREHGHRPDERFMMLSSFKLLASALVLARAEQGLDSLQRRIRYTREDLVPWSPVTEKHVGGDGLSLAQLCEATITTSDNTAANLILSSCGGPGALTAYARSLGDTVTRLDRTEPELNLPSGAAMLDTTTPRAMTQTLQKLLVGDALSATSRATLLHWLKANTTGDKRLRAGVPAGWSVGEKTGTNRTDANDVGIAWPPGRAPLLVSAYLADSSAPAAAREAALAGVGRLLATL, encoded by the coding sequence ATGATTCAACGACGACACTTCCAACTGGCGACCGCTTTTTCGATGGTGCACGGCTGGGCCGTTTTCCCCACGAATACTTGGGGCAAGACAGACGACGGCCCCTTTCAACAGCGGGTCGCCGCGCTCGAAGCCGCCGCCCAGTGCCGCCTGGGTGTGCACATCATCGACACCGCCACCGGCCGCGAACACGGCCACCGCCCGGACGAGCGCTTCATGATGCTGAGCTCGTTCAAGCTGCTGGCCAGTGCCCTGGTGCTGGCGCGGGCGGAACAGGGGCTGGATTCTCTGCAGCGCCGCATCCGCTACACACGCGAAGACCTGGTGCCCTGGTCGCCGGTGACGGAGAAGCATGTGGGCGGCGACGGCCTGTCGCTGGCCCAGTTGTGCGAGGCCACCATCACCACCAGCGACAACACGGCGGCCAACCTCATCCTGTCCAGCTGCGGCGGGCCGGGCGCGCTCACCGCCTATGCCCGCAGCCTGGGTGACACGGTCACCCGACTGGACCGCACCGAACCCGAACTGAATCTGCCCTCGGGCGCTGCGATGCTGGACACCACCACCCCACGCGCCATGACCCAGACCCTTCAAAAGCTGCTGGTGGGCGACGCGCTCTCCGCCACCTCGCGCGCCACCCTCCTGCACTGGCTGAAGGCCAACACCACGGGCGACAAGCGCCTGCGGGCCGGCGTGCCCGCCGGCTGGTCGGTCGGCGAAAAGACCGGCACCAACCGCACCGACGCGAACGATGTCGGCATCGCCTGGCCACCTGGGCGTGCGCCCTTGCTGGTCAGCGCTTACCTGGCCGACAGCTCGGCGCCGGCTGCCGCACGCGAAGCGGCGCTGGCCGGGGTCGGTCGGCTGCTGGCCACGCTTTGA
- a CDS encoding LysR family transcriptional regulator, whose product MDLPLNALRAFEVSARHLSFTRAAQELNLTQAAVSQHVKNLEQRLGTPLFRRVPRGLALTDEGQALLPVLMESFERMASTLATFKGSQKREVLSVGAVGTFVVGWLLPNLKDFQRRHPFVELRLFTNNNRVDLAGEGLDCAIRFGDGHWHGTEATPLLRAPLAPVCAPALAARIRSVRDLGRETLLRSYRPEEWLEWFRAAGAPPPLLTGPLFDSSLVLADAAAQGAGVALLPVKLFGRDLQSSRLVRLFDVEVDVGGYWLTRLKRRRSSAAMRAFSEWVVKQSQPA is encoded by the coding sequence ATGGACTTGCCACTCAATGCCCTTCGCGCCTTCGAGGTGTCGGCCCGCCACCTGAGCTTCACCCGTGCGGCGCAAGAGCTCAACCTCACGCAAGCGGCCGTGAGCCAGCACGTGAAGAACCTCGAACAGCGCCTGGGCACGCCCCTGTTCCGCCGCGTGCCCCGGGGGCTCGCGCTCACCGACGAAGGCCAGGCCTTGCTGCCGGTGCTGATGGAGTCTTTTGAACGCATGGCGAGCACGCTGGCCACGTTCAAGGGATCGCAGAAACGCGAGGTGCTCTCGGTGGGCGCGGTGGGCACGTTCGTCGTGGGCTGGTTGCTGCCGAATCTGAAGGACTTCCAGCGGCGTCATCCCTTCGTCGAACTGCGCCTGTTCACCAACAACAACCGGGTGGACCTGGCTGGCGAAGGGCTGGACTGCGCCATCCGCTTTGGCGACGGCCACTGGCACGGCACCGAAGCCACGCCCTTGTTGCGCGCGCCTCTGGCGCCCGTGTGCGCGCCCGCGTTGGCCGCCCGCATCCGCAGCGTGCGCGACCTGGGCCGTGAAACGCTGCTGCGTTCGTACCGGCCGGAAGAGTGGCTGGAGTGGTTTCGTGCAGCGGGCGCGCCACCGCCGTTGCTCACCGGGCCGTTGTTCGACTCTTCACTCGTGCTGGCCGACGCAGCCGCCCAGGGCGCGGGCGTGGCCTTGTTGCCGGTCAAGCTGTTCGGGCGCGACCTGCAGAGCAGCCGTCTGGTGCGGCTGTTCGATGTGGAGGTGGACGTGGGCGGCTACTGGCTCACACGGCTCAAGCGTCGGCGTTCGAGCGCGGCGATGCGCGCGTTCAGCGAATGGGTGGTGAAGCAGAGCCAGCCGGCGTAG
- a CDS encoding LysR family transcriptional regulator, whose amino-acid sequence MRFKKLDLNLLVALDALLTEKNVTRAGERVFLSQSTMSNALSRLRQYFDDELLVQVGGRMELTPRAELLHEAVRDVLVRIDTTVAARPAFDPTESDREFTLFVSDYSMAVLIPDMLALAHQRGSRARFNFKPQVGPPHRNLERGEADLLIIPSNFCSPDHPLDPLYDDRFVCVVWQDSPLAQGTLTMERYLQARHVAMVPPDGSVPVFDTWLANDHGLSREIGLTTYNFSAMLYLVVGTDLIATAHARLAHMLQGMLPIALRPVPMSMKNLQQSMQWHKYRSRDPGLIWLRDLLREAAIGMGPCPGEPGGD is encoded by the coding sequence ATGCGATTCAAGAAACTCGACCTCAACCTGCTCGTCGCACTCGACGCCCTGCTCACGGAAAAAAACGTCACGCGGGCCGGTGAGCGCGTGTTCCTGAGCCAGTCCACCATGAGCAACGCGCTCTCGCGGCTGCGCCAGTATTTCGACGACGAGCTGCTGGTGCAGGTGGGGGGCCGCATGGAGCTGACGCCGCGGGCCGAGCTGCTGCACGAGGCGGTGCGCGACGTGCTGGTGCGCATCGACACCACGGTGGCCGCGCGGCCCGCCTTCGACCCGACCGAGTCGGACCGCGAGTTCACGCTGTTCGTGTCCGACTACTCGATGGCGGTGCTGATCCCGGACATGCTGGCCCTGGCCCACCAGCGCGGCAGCCGGGCCCGCTTCAACTTCAAGCCGCAGGTGGGCCCGCCCCACCGCAACCTGGAGCGCGGCGAGGCCGACCTGCTGATCATTCCGTCGAACTTCTGTTCACCGGACCACCCGCTGGACCCCCTGTACGACGACCGCTTCGTGTGCGTGGTCTGGCAGGACAGCCCGCTGGCGCAGGGCACGCTGACGATGGAGCGTTACCTGCAGGCGCGCCATGTGGCGATGGTCCCGCCCGATGGCAGCGTGCCGGTGTTCGACACCTGGCTGGCCAACGACCACGGCCTGAGCCGCGAGATCGGCCTCACCACCTACAACTTCAGCGCGATGCTGTACCTGGTGGTCGGCACCGACCTGATCGCCACCGCGCACGCGCGCCTCGCCCACATGCTTCAGGGCATGCTGCCCATCGCGCTGCGGCCGGTGCCGATGTCGATGAAGAACCTGCAGCAGTCCATGCAGTGGCACAAGTACCGATCCCGCGATCCGGGCCTGATCTGGCTGCGCGACCTGCTGCGCGAGGCCGCCATCGGCATGGGCCCCTGCCCCGGCGAACCGGGCGGCGACTGA
- a CDS encoding VOC family protein: protein MSQGINVVGLYVNDQDEALAFYVGKLGFRVHTDVRNGAYRWLTVQHPEQPSFQLGLFTPGPPVHDEATAQTLRAMVAKGAMPPLVLSVADCRATYEQWRALGVEFTQAPVERFGNIDAGFRDPAGNGWKMIQAAGRST from the coding sequence ATGAGCCAAGGTATCAATGTGGTGGGCCTGTACGTGAACGACCAGGACGAGGCGCTGGCGTTCTACGTCGGCAAGCTCGGTTTCCGCGTGCACACGGACGTGCGCAATGGCGCCTACCGATGGCTGACCGTGCAGCACCCGGAGCAGCCGTCGTTCCAGCTCGGCCTGTTCACCCCGGGACCGCCCGTGCACGACGAGGCGACGGCGCAGACGCTGCGCGCCATGGTGGCCAAGGGCGCGATGCCGCCGCTGGTCTTGAGCGTGGCCGACTGCCGGGCCACCTATGAGCAATGGCGTGCCCTGGGTGTGGAGTTCACGCAAGCGCCCGTGGAGCGCTTTGGCAACATCGACGCCGGCTTCCGCGACCCGGCGGGCAACGGCTGGAAGATGATCCAGGCCGCAGGGCGTTCGACATGA
- a CDS encoding extracellular catalytic domain type 1 short-chain-length polyhydroxyalkanoate depolymerase, translated as MKPSPNTVAPSALAMNIQETIERALASAGLNTQSGPMRSVTETIRKALASAGLGGSEAPAKPAAPARPPQDEPIDVVAREVVDAPAPVATSAEAPDTVGKAAQPTKPATADKTPGQFLSRSFTGPAGTLAYKLYIPARTAQQAAQPMPLVVMLHGCTQSPDDFAAGTQMNRLADEHGVLVVYPEQPSGANPSRCWNWFRSEDQQRGSGEPALIAGIVEAVGKECVVDPKRVFVAGLSAGAAMAVVLGETYPELFAAVGAHSGLPYAAAHDIPSALAAMKGRNALGRAHFPGTADDPRREPSHAVPVIVFHGDRDHTVQQSNGDTIVQQASAAHAHQTQGLVSTTEEGEAGGRRYTRTVHADAQGRPRVEQWTLHGAGHAWSGGSPTGSYTDATGPDASAEMLRFFMEG; from the coding sequence TTGAAACCCTCTCCCAACACGGTGGCGCCCAGCGCCCTTGCCATGAACATCCAGGAAACCATCGAACGCGCCCTCGCGTCCGCCGGGCTCAACACCCAGAGCGGCCCCATGCGCAGCGTGACCGAGACCATCCGCAAGGCGCTCGCCTCCGCCGGCCTGGGCGGATCGGAGGCACCCGCGAAACCGGCCGCGCCGGCCCGCCCCCCGCAGGACGAGCCCATCGACGTGGTGGCCCGCGAAGTGGTGGACGCGCCCGCGCCGGTGGCCACATCGGCCGAGGCGCCCGACACGGTGGGCAAGGCAGCCCAGCCCACCAAGCCAGCCACGGCCGACAAGACCCCAGGCCAGTTCCTCTCGCGCAGCTTCACCGGCCCCGCCGGCACGCTCGCCTACAAGCTCTACATCCCCGCGCGCACCGCGCAGCAGGCGGCCCAGCCCATGCCGCTGGTGGTCATGCTGCACGGCTGCACGCAGTCGCCCGACGACTTCGCGGCCGGCACACAGATGAACCGCCTGGCCGACGAACACGGCGTGCTCGTGGTCTACCCCGAGCAGCCCTCGGGCGCCAACCCCTCGCGCTGCTGGAACTGGTTCCGCAGCGAAGACCAGCAGCGCGGCAGCGGCGAGCCTGCGCTGATCGCGGGCATCGTGGAGGCGGTGGGCAAGGAGTGCGTGGTGGACCCGAAGCGCGTGTTCGTCGCGGGCCTCTCGGCGGGCGCGGCCATGGCCGTGGTGCTGGGCGAGACCTACCCCGAGCTGTTTGCCGCCGTGGGCGCGCACTCGGGCCTGCCCTACGCCGCCGCCCACGACATTCCCTCGGCGCTGGCCGCCATGAAGGGCCGCAACGCCCTGGGCCGCGCGCACTTCCCCGGCACCGCCGACGACCCGCGCCGCGAACCCTCGCACGCGGTGCCCGTGATCGTGTTCCACGGCGACCGCGACCACACGGTGCAGCAGAGCAATGGCGACACCATCGTGCAGCAGGCCAGCGCGGCCCACGCCCACCAGACCCAGGGCCTCGTCAGCACCACCGAAGAGGGCGAAGCCGGCGGGCGGCGCTACACGCGCACCGTGCACGCCGACGCCCAGGGCCGGCCGCGCGTGGAGCAATGGACGCTGCACGGCGCAGGCCACGCGTGGTCCGGCGGCTCACCGACCGGCTCGTACACCGACGCCACCGGGCCGGACGCCTCGGCCGAGATGCTGCGCTTCTTCATGGAAGGCTAG
- a CDS encoding DUF4864 domain-containing protein, giving the protein MPAALRPQVLNHRWLARWLLALCLAFAATAAAAAELPEAQAKAVRAVVEAQLDAFAADDAERAFSYAAPSIHKMFGNAPTFMAMVLGQYGMLVKPESVLFLLPESVRGDVIQAVLLRDGMGRLWRATYRLEQGADEGWRINGCVVEPDDGKSSA; this is encoded by the coding sequence ATGCCAGCTGCCCTTCGCCCCCAGGTTCTGAACCACCGGTGGCTCGCGCGCTGGCTGCTGGCGCTGTGCCTGGCCTTCGCGGCGACGGCCGCCGCCGCGGCCGAGCTGCCCGAGGCGCAGGCTAAGGCGGTGCGCGCCGTGGTCGAGGCCCAGCTCGACGCCTTTGCCGCCGACGACGCGGAGCGCGCCTTCTCCTACGCCGCCCCCAGCATCCACAAGATGTTCGGCAACGCCCCCACCTTCATGGCCATGGTGCTGGGCCAATACGGCATGCTCGTGAAACCCGAGTCCGTGCTGTTCCTGCTGCCCGAATCGGTGCGCGGCGACGTGATCCAGGCCGTGCTGCTGCGCGACGGCATGGGCCGCCTCTGGCGCGCGACCTACCGGCTCGAACAGGGCGCCGACGAGGGCTGGCGCATCAACGGCTGCGTGGTCGAACCGGACGACGGCAAATCGTCGGCCTGA
- a CDS encoding helix-turn-helix transcriptional regulator — MKASRLLSILMLLQAHGRQSAPALARALEVSVRTVLRDIDQLSAAGVPLWGERGRQGGFQLREGWSTTLTGMTEPESQALLLAGLPGAATDLGLGAAAASARLKMVASLPAEWREQADRVGARLHIDPVDWYRSSETPEHLRAVAEAVWNARRVAVRYESWRGQTERELEPLGLVMKAGTWYMAARVSGQEAVRSYRLTAVKTLRTLPTKFRRPKSFDLAAYWQASAARFEAELRALQARVAVSPRALGWLHNERIPFTPDAAPGGIPARPDWTTVLMPIESIEHGARRLLSYGAEAEVIAPPALRQRLLDELAATRARYADA, encoded by the coding sequence ATGAAAGCGAGCCGCCTGCTGTCGATCCTGATGCTGCTGCAGGCGCACGGCCGCCAGTCGGCGCCGGCGCTGGCGCGCGCGCTGGAGGTGTCGGTGCGCACGGTCCTGCGCGACATCGACCAGCTCTCGGCGGCGGGCGTGCCGCTGTGGGGCGAGCGCGGGCGCCAGGGCGGGTTTCAGCTGCGCGAGGGTTGGAGCACCACGCTCACCGGCATGACCGAGCCCGAGTCGCAGGCGCTGTTGCTGGCCGGCCTGCCGGGCGCGGCGACCGACCTGGGTCTGGGCGCGGCGGCGGCGTCGGCGCGGCTGAAGATGGTGGCGAGCCTGCCGGCCGAATGGCGCGAGCAGGCCGACCGCGTGGGCGCGCGCCTGCACATCGATCCGGTGGACTGGTACCGCAGCAGCGAAACGCCCGAGCACCTGCGCGCGGTGGCCGAGGCGGTGTGGAACGCGCGGCGCGTGGCCGTGCGCTACGAGAGCTGGCGCGGCCAGACGGAGCGCGAGCTGGAGCCTCTGGGGCTGGTGATGAAGGCGGGCACCTGGTACATGGCGGCTCGCGTGTCGGGGCAGGAGGCCGTGCGCAGCTACCGGCTCACGGCCGTGAAGACGCTGCGCACGCTGCCGACCAAGTTCAGGCGCCCGAAGAGCTTCGATCTCGCCGCCTACTGGCAGGCTTCGGCCGCGCGCTTCGAAGCCGAACTGCGCGCGCTGCAGGCGAGGGTCGCCGTCTCGCCGCGCGCCCTGGGCTGGCTGCACAACGAGCGCATTCCCTTCACCCCCGACGCCGCGCCCGGCGGCATCCCGGCGAGGCCGGACTGGACCACGGTGCTGATGCCCATCGAGTCCATCGAACACGGCGCGCGCCGCCTGTTGTCCTACGGCGCCGAGGCAGAGGTGATCGCGCCGCCCGCGCTGCGGCAGCGCCTGCTCGACGAGCTGGCGGCGACCCGGGCGCGGTATGCCGACGCATGA
- a CDS encoding helix-turn-helix transcriptional regulator, with the protein MAPREAPDAAPPAAPDVGGLQDPALLRRLLRAKDRMDAASHEAWPVKRLAEVSGVSEAHFARSFRQAFGIPPHRYLLTRRIEQATTLLRDTELPITEIAFATGWESLGTFGRIFRDITGQSPGALRQQARAAAGPLDRVPACVLKAAQRPDLTTAVSEKRRRAATGTNRPSLKDSTKEM; encoded by the coding sequence ATGGCGCCCCGCGAAGCTCCTGACGCAGCGCCCCCGGCCGCGCCGGACGTGGGCGGGCTTCAGGACCCGGCCCTGCTGCGGCGCCTGCTGCGGGCGAAGGACCGCATGGACGCCGCGTCGCACGAAGCCTGGCCCGTGAAGAGGCTGGCCGAGGTGAGCGGGGTGTCCGAAGCCCACTTCGCGCGCTCGTTCAGGCAGGCCTTCGGCATCCCGCCGCACCGCTACCTGCTGACGCGGCGCATCGAGCAGGCGACCACGCTGCTGCGCGACACCGAACTGCCCATCACCGAGATCGCCTTCGCCACCGGCTGGGAGAGCCTGGGCACCTTCGGGCGGATCTTCCGCGACATCACCGGCCAGAGCCCGGGCGCGCTGCGCCAGCAGGCCAGGGCCGCGGCGGGGCCCCTCGACCGCGTGCCCGCCTGCGTGCTGAAGGCCGCGCAGCGGCCGGACCTCACCACAGCAGTTTCGGAGAAGCGGCGCCGCGCGGCGACGGGTACAAACCGGCCATCCCTCAAGGATTCAACCAAGGAGATGTGA
- a CDS encoding LysE family translocator — protein sequence MDWLSFPLAHTAHLWLFFLLVFGIIALPGLDMAFVLGSTLVDGLKGGLAALMGVVAGGVVHTAMASLGVGLALQALPQLFNAMLIAGALYLAWIGWQLVRGAAALGEVSAQASRPLAATFRRGLLTCLLNPKAYLFMVAVFPQFVRPADGPLAVQAVVLGTIIAATQIGVYGAVALGGVRVKTWLRGSGRAQVLAGQSLGWLLVVGGVWTLWQGWQSAGA from the coding sequence ATGGACTGGCTCAGCTTTCCCCTGGCTCACACCGCCCACCTCTGGCTCTTCTTTCTGCTCGTGTTCGGCATCATCGCGTTGCCCGGGCTTGACATGGCCTTCGTGCTCGGCAGCACGCTGGTGGATGGCCTCAAAGGCGGGCTGGCCGCGCTCATGGGCGTGGTCGCTGGCGGCGTGGTGCACACCGCCATGGCCAGCCTCGGCGTCGGCCTGGCCTTGCAGGCACTGCCCCAGCTGTTCAACGCCATGCTCATCGCCGGCGCGCTCTACCTCGCGTGGATCGGCTGGCAGCTCGTGCGCGGCGCCGCCGCGCTGGGCGAGGTGAGCGCGCAGGCCTCGCGCCCGCTCGCCGCCACCTTCCGGCGCGGCCTGCTCACCTGCCTGCTCAACCCCAAGGCCTACCTGTTCATGGTCGCTGTGTTCCCGCAGTTCGTGCGACCGGCCGACGGCCCGCTGGCGGTGCAGGCCGTGGTCCTGGGCACCATCATCGCGGCCACCCAGATCGGCGTGTACGGCGCCGTGGCGCTGGGCGGCGTGCGCGTCAAGACCTGGCTGCGCGGCAGCGGGCGCGCCCAGGTGCTGGCAGGTCAAAGCCTGGGCTGGCTGCTGGTGGTGGGCGGGGTGTGGACGCTGTGGCAGGGCTGGCAATCCGCTGGAGCGTGA
- a CDS encoding CopG family transcriptional regulator, which translates to MQMANALTETKPRVGDTEKLTINLGVVDLGQIDLLVQEGFYSNRSDLIRTAVRNLLATHAESVRQTVARRTLMLGLQHLSRADLERAVAAGETLRIQVVGLARIDDDVPPELALAAIGSVSVLGAFHASPAVRKALVSRMV; encoded by the coding sequence ATGCAGATGGCAAACGCACTGACCGAGACCAAACCCCGCGTCGGGGACACCGAAAAACTCACCATCAACCTGGGCGTGGTGGACCTCGGCCAGATCGACCTGCTGGTGCAGGAGGGGTTTTATTCCAACCGCTCCGACCTGATCCGCACGGCGGTGCGCAACTTGCTTGCCACGCACGCCGAGTCGGTGCGACAGACGGTGGCGCGCCGCACGCTGATGCTGGGCCTGCAGCACCTGAGCCGTGCCGACCTCGAGCGCGCGGTGGCGGCGGGCGAGACATTGCGCATCCAGGTCGTGGGCCTGGCGCGCATCGACGACGACGTGCCGCCCGAGCTGGCCCTGGCCGCGATCGGGTCGGTCTCGGTGCTCGGCGCCTTCCACGCCAGCCCCGCGGTGCGCAAGGCCCTGGTCAGCCGCATGGTCTGA